A DNA window from Iodobacter ciconiae contains the following coding sequences:
- the lysS gene encoding lysine--tRNA ligase, with the protein MSEEQIIQQDENQIIAERRAKLTALRAAGVAYPNDFKRENMAGDLQAKYGELEKAEMESQQVSVAVAGRMMLKRVMGKASFATVQDSTGRIQFFISKDKVGEDLYDSFKSWDMGDIIAARGMLMKTNTGELSIQVTELRLLTKSLRPLPDKHHGLADQEQIYRQRHLDLITNDLSRATFIKRSKIVQCIRDYMVGESYLEVETPMMHGIPGGATAKPFVTHHNALDMPLYLRIAPELYLKRLIVGGLERVFEINRSFRNEGMSTRHNPEFTMIEFYEAYADYQRMMEMSEGIIRACAQLATGSTVITYQGKEVDLSKPFARYTIAGSIKAYNPEYTDEQLNDQAFLAAEVVRLGGKPMPNAGVGALQLALFEENTEAKLWEPTFIIDYPAEVSPLARANDSKPGITERFELFMVGREHANGYSELNDPEDQAERFMAQVEQKDAGDDEAMHFDADYIRTLESGMPPTGGCGIGIDRLVMLLTDSPSIRDVILFPQMRPE; encoded by the coding sequence ATGTCCGAAGAACAAATTATCCAGCAAGATGAAAACCAGATTATCGCAGAACGCCGCGCTAAGCTGACTGCCCTGCGCGCTGCCGGCGTGGCTTACCCGAATGATTTTAAACGGGAAAACATGGCGGGCGATTTGCAAGCCAAGTACGGCGAGCTTGAAAAAGCCGAGATGGAAAGCCAGCAAGTCAGCGTAGCCGTAGCTGGCCGTATGATGCTTAAACGCGTAATGGGCAAGGCAAGCTTTGCTACCGTGCAAGACTCCACTGGCCGCATTCAGTTTTTCATCAGCAAAGACAAAGTGGGCGAAGATCTTTACGACAGCTTCAAGTCATGGGATATGGGCGATATTATTGCTGCCCGTGGCATGTTGATGAAAACCAATACCGGCGAGCTTTCGATTCAAGTCACAGAATTGCGTTTACTGACTAAATCTTTACGCCCTCTTCCGGATAAACACCACGGCCTTGCGGATCAGGAACAAATTTATCGCCAGCGCCATCTGGATTTAATCACTAACGATTTAAGCCGTGCTACCTTCATCAAGCGCTCTAAAATCGTGCAGTGCATCCGCGATTACATGGTGGGCGAAAGCTATCTGGAAGTTGAAACCCCGATGATGCACGGCATCCCCGGCGGCGCAACGGCCAAGCCATTTGTAACACACCACAATGCGCTGGATATGCCACTCTACCTGCGCATCGCGCCTGAGCTTTACCTCAAACGCCTGATCGTTGGCGGCCTGGAGCGCGTGTTCGAAATTAACCGCTCCTTCCGCAACGAAGGCATGAGCACACGCCATAATCCAGAATTCACCATGATCGAATTCTACGAAGCATATGCCGATTACCAGCGCATGATGGAAATGTCCGAAGGCATTATCCGCGCTTGTGCCCAGCTGGCTACCGGCAGCACAGTGATTACCTACCAAGGCAAAGAAGTCGATTTATCCAAGCCTTTTGCCCGCTACACCATCGCAGGCTCGATCAAAGCTTACAACCCGGAATACACGGATGAACAACTGAACGATCAAGCCTTCCTGGCGGCAGAAGTAGTTCGTTTAGGTGGCAAGCCAATGCCAAATGCAGGCGTGGGTGCATTGCAATTGGCGCTGTTTGAAGAAAACACCGAAGCCAAGCTGTGGGAGCCGACCTTTATTATCGACTACCCTGCCGAAGTGTCGCCACTGGCCCGCGCTAACGACAGCAAGCCGGGTATTACCGAACGCTTCGAGCTATTTATGGTTGGCCGTGAACACGCCAACGGTTATTCCGAGCTAAACGACCCGGAAGACCAAGCCGAACGCTTTATGGCCCAGGTAGAGCAAAAAGATGCTGGGGATGATGAAGCCATGCATTTCGATGCAGATTATATCCGCACCTTAGAATCCGGCATGCCCCCAACCGGCGGCTGCGGTATTGGCATCGACCGCTTAGTCATGCTGCTGACAGACTCACCAAGCATTCGCGATGTTATCCTCTTCCCGCAAATGCGCCCTGAGTAA
- the luxC gene encoding long-chain-fatty-acyl-CoA reductase LuxC: MIKTIPMIIGGIVQNNPNFRELTFENTTKVSTPVIDSDCVDNIIKNKVENNLSLNQIINFLYTVGQRWKSEEYARRRAYIRDLKNHLGYSNEMAKLEANWIAMLLCSKSALYDIVNHDLGSLHIIDEWIPQGDCYIKAFPKGKSIHLLAGNVPLSGITSILRAILTKNDCIIKTSAADPFTATALVSSFIDVHAEHPITRAMSVMYWSHNEDILLVKKIMDHADVVVAWGGDEAIKWAVKNSPHHIDILKFGPKKSLSIIDDPEDIAVAATGVAHDICFYDQQACFSTQNIYYIGNKINLFIDELEKKLNIYARILPKSFQSFDEKAAFTLTEKECLFSGYQVRKGEDQSWIIIQSPLNAFGNQPLSRSAYIHQASSIKDILPFIHKNITQTVSIAPWESSFKYRDELAKHGAERIVESGMNNIFRVGGAHDGKRPLQHLVKYVSQEKPFGHTTKDVAVEIEQTRYLEEDKFLVFVP; the protein is encoded by the coding sequence ATGATTAAGACCATTCCAATGATAATTGGCGGGATTGTTCAAAACAATCCTAACTTTAGAGAGCTAACATTCGAAAACACTACCAAAGTGTCAACGCCTGTTATTGACAGTGATTGTGTGGATAATATTATTAAAAATAAAGTAGAAAATAATTTAAGTTTAAATCAAATAATTAATTTTCTGTACACGGTTGGCCAAAGATGGAAAAGTGAAGAGTATGCCCGTCGCCGGGCATATATCCGGGATTTGAAAAATCACCTCGGATATTCAAACGAAATGGCTAAATTAGAAGCAAATTGGATTGCCATGCTGTTATGTTCAAAAAGTGCACTATATGACATAGTAAATCATGACTTGGGCTCGTTGCATATTATTGATGAGTGGATTCCTCAGGGGGATTGTTACATTAAGGCATTTCCAAAAGGAAAATCGATACATTTACTTGCAGGTAATGTTCCTCTGTCTGGTATAACTTCTATTCTTCGCGCAATTTTAACTAAAAATGACTGCATTATTAAAACCTCTGCAGCAGACCCTTTTACAGCAACGGCTTTAGTATCAAGTTTTATTGATGTACATGCAGAGCACCCTATTACACGCGCAATGTCAGTCATGTATTGGTCACATAATGAAGATATTTTATTAGTAAAAAAAATAATGGATCATGCTGATGTTGTCGTAGCCTGGGGGGGGGATGAAGCAATTAAATGGGCAGTAAAAAATTCACCACATCATATCGATATACTGAAATTTGGCCCAAAGAAAAGCCTGAGCATAATTGATGATCCGGAGGATATAGCGGTAGCTGCAACAGGAGTAGCACATGATATTTGCTTTTATGATCAGCAGGCGTGTTTTTCAACACAAAACATTTATTATATAGGTAATAAAATAAATTTATTTATTGATGAGTTAGAGAAAAAATTAAATATTTACGCCAGAATTTTACCTAAAAGCTTTCAAAGTTTTGATGAAAAAGCAGCTTTTACACTCACAGAAAAAGAGTGTTTATTTTCCGGATATCAGGTAAGAAAAGGAGAAGATCAAAGCTGGATAATCATCCAGTCTCCTTTAAATGCATTTGGAAATCAGCCATTATCCCGTTCCGCTTATATTCACCAGGCGTCCAGCATTAAAGACATACTGCCTTTCATTCATAAAAATATAACGCAAACAGTTTCAATTGCACCATGGGAGTCTTCATTTAAATATCGCGATGAACTGGCTAAACATGGCGCTGAGCGCATTGTTGAATCAGGCATGAATAACATTTTTCGTGTCGGTGGTGCTCATGATGGCAAGCGCCCTCTTCAGCACCTTGTTAAATATGTTTCACAAGAGAAACCTTTCGGGCATACCACTAAAGATGTTGCAGTAGAAATAGAACAAACTCGTTATTTAGAAGAGGATAAATTCCTAGTTTTTGTACCATAA
- a CDS encoding acyl transferase, whose product MENSDDLSTIDHIISLKNGKIIRAWETLPKENTLKKNNTILIASGFARRMDHFAGLAEYLSCNGFHVIRYDSLHHVGLSSGNINEFSMSIGKESLLSVIEWLKERNFHKLGLVASSLSARIAYEIANEIDLSFLVTAVGVVNLRDTLEKSLKYDYLQLPIHELPEDLDFEGHNLGSKIFVSDCFKHNWDSLDSTINKMKNLKIPFIAFTANDDSWVKQNEVLKLIDNINFEKCKLYSLIGSSHDLGENLVVLRNFYQSVTKAAIALDNESVELDVDMVEPRFEDITSITVKERRLKNKIENGSLELA is encoded by the coding sequence ATGGAAAATTCAGATGATCTTTCAACTATCGACCATATTATATCTCTCAAAAATGGCAAAATAATTCGAGCTTGGGAAACACTGCCAAAAGAAAATACATTGAAAAAAAATAATACCATTTTAATTGCCTCTGGCTTTGCCCGGCGAATGGATCATTTTGCGGGGTTGGCAGAGTACCTCTCCTGCAATGGATTTCATGTCATTCGTTATGATTCACTTCATCACGTCGGGCTAAGCAGCGGCAATATCAATGAATTCTCTATGTCTATTGGTAAAGAAAGTTTGCTTTCTGTTATCGAATGGCTAAAGGAGCGAAACTTTCATAAATTAGGTCTTGTTGCATCCAGTTTGTCGGCCAGAATTGCATATGAAATAGCAAACGAAATTGATTTATCATTTCTAGTCACGGCGGTGGGGGTTGTAAACCTTCGTGACACGCTAGAAAAATCATTAAAATATGATTATCTGCAATTACCTATTCATGAATTGCCCGAGGATCTTGATTTTGAGGGGCACAATCTAGGGTCAAAGATTTTCGTATCGGATTGCTTTAAGCATAATTGGGACTCATTAGACTCAACAATAAATAAAATGAAAAATTTAAAGATTCCATTTATTGCTTTTACTGCTAACGATGATAGCTGGGTTAAACAAAATGAAGTTTTAAAATTAATAGATAATATTAATTTTGAAAAATGCAAACTGTACTCATTGATTGGCAGCTCTCATGATTTAGGTGAGAACTTGGTTGTATTAAGAAATTTTTATCAGTCAGTAACTAAGGCTGCTATTGCTTTAGATAATGAATCAGTTGAGCTTGATGTTGATATGGTTGAACCACGATTTGAGGATATAACAAGTATAACGGTAAAAGAGCGTCGATTAAAAAATAAAATTGAAAATGGATCTTTAGAATTAGCGTAG